Sequence from the Gopherus evgoodei ecotype Sinaloan lineage unplaced genomic scaffold, rGopEvg1_v1.p scaffold_268_arrow_ctg1, whole genome shotgun sequence genome:
TGGAAACTGCAACTAGCATTGCCAGAAGCACCTGAATTATGTAGAGCACAAGTCAATGGGTCTTGTTTGACCAAAATGTCTGAAAGAGGAGGTGGTACTCCTTCTTCCAACCATTGCCCAGTGTTAATTACTGGTGTTCTGGAAAATGTGGGTTCACTTCCTCATTCTACCACCTGTAGAGCAGGGACTGAAACTTCTACCTCAGAGCTGAAGGCTCTAACCACCAGTATATAAGTACACTGGAGTGGAGTTTTCTCGAGATTTCCTATTGAAGCTGTCATTGGGCTAGAAAGCTTGAGGAAAATTACACTGAAGCTCAGTGTTAGGGGACTCCTTTGGTAGGTTCAACTCTGTGATCCATTgagtattttattaaattatttatacAGTATGAAACAACTTCGATACTCTAGAATACCTTATAGCCCAGAAATTAAGGCACTTTCCTCAGAGATGGGAGATCTCTGCCCCCCCAAACAGGTAGCCATGGGAAGAGAACCATGGTCTCCCACATGCAAGGAGAGTAACCTAACCAGTGGACTGAAGTTacaagaaaagcagcagcagaaggactCTGGTTCCTCCTGCTATTTTGTGAATTTAgcccaatatttattttttctggttGAAACAATTCAGTAAAATTTCTGGTAAAACCATGAATAATTTGGAGTTGACCAAAACTTCCTTTTTGGTGAATAACTGATTCATCTAAAAAACGTACAGTTTATCTCCTCTGTTTCAACCACTGTTTACTGTCATCATATAGTCTATTTACTCCTTTTCCCCAGTCCCTAGCCTGTGCCATTTATTAGGGAAGTTTCAGGCTATCTGTCTATGTTATTGTCTTGTGGTAATTATATATTATGGTTGGAGCTTGAAAGGAGTGTAGGGGAGATGAAATGATTTGCTATTAGGACGTCTAGCTCCTTAGACTGTTTTGAAAATAGGAGTCTAAATATCTGTCTTTTTTATTGACTGTTGCTGAGATTCGGTACCTAAATCCTTTGATAATCCAAGCCTAATTACTCTCATTTTTATGCACTACAGAGTATTGCTTAAGTACTGACCCAACCCAGTGTTACTGAGAGCTTGTTACAGAGATTGAACTTCGGGGAACTTTCCCAATGGgaacaaaacagcatttaaatAGTTCTCAGGAAATTAGCTTTTAGTCTTGGGGTCAGCTCAGGAAAGCCTGTTTGCTCCACTCCCACAGATAACCCTGCACACCTTCAGTGCTTTCACTCCGAGTGAaaggcccaagggccacatccatAGAACTAATGGATGTCTTGAGATGCTCTATTCCAGACACAGATAGACAGACTAGATAGCCAAATCAATAAGTAGCTAGGTAGACtaagaaaacagaaagagaaaaccaCAGATCAGAATGATCTCACCATATTTATGATCCATGTTTAATAGGCAGGTGAGTTGATTCATAATTTTAATCCTTTTAATCTCTTTATTCTTTCAGTTtaaaaggaccagattctgccccaCTTATCTAGAGGTGGGTCTTTCTGTCGATGCAGCAGTCTGCTCACATAGAGTCAGTTACAGCACAGGGGCCACGGCTGGCAACCCAGCTACTATTTGAatcacccatctctctctctctcatgcaggaCAGCACCGAGATAAatgagggttgtgtgtgtgtgtgtgtgtgatggacaTTCTCTGCAGAAGGAGTTTAGCTTTGGAATTCACTTTGTTGACCTTCAGATTCTAGTACAAGATCTCTTCACTTGGGCATTTGTTTGATTAGCTGCAGGGGAAAGGATTTAATTTCTCTCTGGGGAGACAGAAAAGATTAAACATAGATTTGACATTCGACAGAATGCTGGCTTTGTTCCTATTGCCACTAAAAATCAACGTGATAATAGCCACTCACTTCCAAGAGGGCAGGAGAGATTCTCTTATGTATGAGCAGCTTGATATTCAGATGTTCAGGACACTGAGTCTAAAGTCCCACtagatcagattttcaaaggaactttaAAGGGATTTTTAGGCATGAAAGTCCTGTTAATTTTCAGTCAGACCTCTCATTTTCAAATCATGTCAGCATTCCTTGAGTGTTTTCAGGGAACATTCATTTATTCTGACCATTATTAATGTCCCTCGGTATTACACaaggtggatttaaaaaaaaaagaagtagctTTCACAACATATTAAATCTTTAAGCTTAAAAAGAAGAAACCTGCTGTCTAAAATGTGTCCCCATGAGTCACCAATAAATCCTGGCTGACGGAACTCTGCAGGTTTGTGTGGTCAGGAGTTCTGTTAAAACTTTTACAGAATTCCTTTGCATTTTAAGACTCAAGTTCATTCATTGTCATTGTCATTTGACTTTCCTGCACATTCTTACAGTGCCTAAGAGAGCTGTCTGCTGGAAGTCACTGACCATGATGTCTTGCAGTCCTAAAATTTTTTATCCCTAGGGATTGTACCATGTGCTTCAATTACTGCTGGGATTGTCTTTGTTTTAGTTTTCCATAATTGCTTCCCTTCAAGGCAACATTCTTCATACATCATCATTCTCtctccttgttttttgttttgtttgtttttttgttatgtttctgtctgctgacacGGCAACATCAATTAACATGGGCTTGTTTGTTGTCTTTTCTACAACTATGTCTGGCTGCACCATTCAGTTTGTGACAATAACCAGAGCCCATAAATCTTAACCTCTTCACTCTCTAGAGCACATAGATTGTGGCACACATGGACACTTGGCAACCTCACTGTGTCTGTTCATATATTCTCTCCCAGATAGGCTTCAGCGGTTGCTCAACTCATGCTCCATCATCTCTTCCTTTTTAGAACACATTCTGCAGCTCAGGGAGCAGTTGTTGGTCAATTTTACTTCTTAAATAATTAAACCCCTTAAGGAATTTTCTTGTCCACTCATAATGAGGCTCTGTCTCTTTTTTTGAGGGATCCTTCTACAAATCATGAGTTTGTCAATCGTCTGTCACCAATAGGTTTGATCTCTGTCCACCACTCTCCGTGTATTGATCTCTATGTAAATCTATCAGATCTTTTTTGGCAgtttgctttctcttttctttcattctttcttagCTTGCATGAAGCTCAGTCATTGCTTGTTATCGTGAACAGACACTCTTTATGTTGGTTGACTCCTCATATATTTTGATATTATAGTCTTCATTATCAATTGCTTCCTTCACAGATAGCAGAGGTTTTCCTTCATCACATCATGGGATGTACATCCTGTCTatgacttgattgcagtctaaTACTCTATGGATCACCAGCAGATGTCTGTCTTCTTTGGatgtcattttttttccttctcttcattccaCTTGATCACTCAACCAACATTCTGTACTACCTGCATCCCCCACATATTAATGGCTCAGATCAAATTCTTAGACTTGAGTTCTGTCCATAGAGTAGTTCTTGTACATCTGTAATATTCTTTCCtcaatttttctttctatttcttaTTTTGTAGCTCTGATAGTTCCCTGATTCCAAGATAGTTGTATGGGTCATGCTGAGATATCATGGATAGTTCCTTCATTAATTTGTATGTTACCAGATTGTACCAATCTGGCCATCTTTAGAGATGCTGACACATAGTTAGCAAAGTCAACAAGTAGCTTTATATCTTCATCAAACTTTTCCACACATCATCGATCTCAGTAGCTCCTTTTTGTGACCGTTCATGTAGTTTCAGATTGCTGATGACTAACAAATTGTTAACTGGTTGTTGCTCTTTGCTGATTTGGTAAATTGTGGTTATCTCAACAAGCATCTATGTCAGTGGCAGCATGGTTACCACAAACATCACAGGTGTTAAGGAATCGCCttgaaagatttcttttttaagttGAACCTCACCAATGAGTCTCTTCCTGGTAGAGTCAAGCACTCCAGTTAAACACAGATTGCTGCAGAAAGGAAATGATCTGTGGATGAACCTTGGACATTTTCAGTGTATCAGTGATCCTTGATTGTGAGACGCTGTTGGATGCTCTCTGGTAGTCTGCCCACACAATCgctaacttttttctttctttgttttgcatCTTCTGTGATCCTCCTGTTTAGCCTGAGGTGGAATTTTGTTCCTTTCAGGTTTACTATGCTGCCTTTTTGGTCAGGAACCAGCATTCCATTTGTGAGCTACCCTATCCAGATCTTCTTTGCCAGAATTATTGTTAGAAGTTTCCATATAGTCGTTAAACACGTAGTCAGTCTATAATTCATAGGATCACTGCAACCTGcttctttcattctttttttccacCTGAATGAGAAGAGTTGTCCCTGTCACCATCCATCTTGGAAATCCATTCTTCAAATATTTATTAAGTTGTTCAAATAATTAATTATGGAGTATTGTAAGGTGTTTCAGCTAGAATCCATGCATCCTGTCTGGTCCAGCTgatttccattttttcatgtaTCTTAGTACCTCAtttctttctttggtatttctgTGTATTCCTCTGTGGTGTGTTTTGtaaactttttctttcatttctaatCCGGTTTGCTCTCTGCTCATGTGGTACAGTCTCAGACCAGATTTCCTTCTAGAAACAATGTAACTCTCCAACATCATTTATTGGCTCTCTATTTTTGCCAAATCTTTTTTTCAATATCAATCAGATGAAAGAATCTCCTACGGTCTCTGGTGAAGTGGCTGTTCTCTTGATACTAATAACTTTGTGCTGAAATCTTTCAAGTCCATGACACTAAGCGACTAGCTTCTCTTTACATTGTTACTTCATAGTTCTCATATCCTTTTATTCAGATGATATTTCATCTCCAaggttgtttgctgcttttttctcttCAAACGATTTTTCTCATATTCATCCAGTAGGCTGGTATCTCAATATAAAACCATACTCTTCTGTTTTAACATTCATTGAGATGCTTGAAGATAGGAAGTTTTCCAATGGTTCATACGTTCAGATGGCTTGATGCTAAACCAAAAAGCTGCTACTGTAACTGTAGCATAAATTACGTAATTGTACTGGCTAATTCTTGTTATTCCTTCTCTAGTTTCCTTGACCATTTCATTAAGTGCTTTCATTGTATCATCCAGTGTGTGATGGTCTACAAATTTCACAGTTGGTAGGGCTGATGCTCAACATCTCTTAGGCTCTGCATGATCTTGATCAACAAATCCTTCAGATTTTCTGTACTTTCTTCAGGTGCTTTCTCACTCGTATTTGTCCTCACATTTACTTCCATTTCTGACTTCTGTTTATCCTATGTCACTGCTCCCACCAAAACATTTGTACATAGTTCTACGTGACTAATCTCCATTTTCAGGCTTTCAATCTTCATTTGTGTAAATTCTCCTCTTTGGAATGAAGCTCTCAATTGTGCAGTGAGTCTAAGTTCAGTCATTTCTTTCTCAGTGTTGTCGTTTCTCTCCTTCTAGTGTTGGAGCATTTGTttgctccaggctctctcttcTGGTTTTGTCAAAAAACAACCGCAGATCACTTCTTGGTTTATAAGACAAATCCTTTTCACTTTGTTGTCACAAATGACCTCTGATTGTTTGGACAATTGCATGATTCATGAGGTTGCCCACCTCCACACAAAACACTCTGCTGGGGAGGACGCTGTCATCCACATATGGTCTTCTGAGGCCCACTTTAGAAGTAATTGATAATTATTATGAATGCCATATTTTCCATACTGGTTTGGGTTGACAGGCTATATACTCTGTTGGTAGAAAACCAAGAATTTTTGCCTCAcagatttcttcctcttcttctggaATTCTAGAGATTTTAATAGGGTTCAATCCAATAAGATACTACAGACACTatattctgtagtttctgtacaATATTTTTAGAATTGAGCGGAGTTTCTGTGAGTAccagtggggcctgatcctgagattTAGGGGACTAAAGTGGTAGATTGGCACCAAAGTCCTTTTCTGCATCTAGCCcatttttatctattttaaacagaaattttATAGGATGTAGTAGGCCTCTTTACATTCATCCTACTGATCAGATGATCTCCACAGGCCATTTCAATTTACTTgtgtgttcattttattttttccagtctgaCAAGTCTGTATTCCTGAGTAAGGATCCATGGGAAATCAAACCGAAGTGACTGAATTTATTATCCTGGGACTTTCCAATGACCGACAaatgcagattttcctcttcttgttgtttttagtTGTCTACCTAATCACGCTTTTGGCAAATATGATGATCATGCTGATGATAAGGGCTGATCCTCACCTTCACACCCCAATGTACTTCTCCTGTCTCATTTATCCCTGTTGATATCTGCTATTCCTCATCCATTGTCCCTAAGATTTTGGTGCATTTCTTAGCAGAGCACAAAACCATTTCTGTCAATAGCTGCATTACACAGATATTCTTCATTTTCCTGCTAGCTGTTACAGAAGGTTATATTCTCTCAGCCATGGCTTATGACCGCTACGctgccatctgtgacccattgtgTTACATGGAGAGAATAAGCAAAGGGATCTGTTTTCAGCTGGTGAGTGGGGCATGGGCAATAGGCTTCATAGATGCCCTGcttaacactgtttttgccctcaAGCCGCATTTCTGTGGGTCCAATCAAATCAACCATTTCAGTTATGAGCTCCCTAGTCTATTACATCTGTCCTGCACTGAGACCCTCACCAATCAAGTGATGCTTTTTACTCCTGTTGTCATACTTGGATCAAGCTCCTTTCTCTTCACCCTGATCTCCTACATtcatatcatctccaccatcctgaggataCGCTCTGCGGAGGgcaggcataaagccttctccacctgcagctcccaccttatTGTGGTTGGTTTGTTGTACTTGACAGCTTTTTTCCAATACACAAAACCCAGCTCAATCTCCTTTGTGGTTCTGGATGAAATGTTCTCCATCCAGTATAGCATCTTGACTCCCATGTTAAACctcatcatctacagcctgaaaaacaaggaTGTGAAAACACCTGTAGGGAAAATGTTGGGGAAATTCAAATTTTTCAAATAATATCgatcttatttaaaaacaaacaaacgaacaaaacaaagagcatagAACTGTGGAAAACTTGTGtttggcatctggcactggcatcTGACACTTTGGTCCAAAGCCTCAGCTGGTCTAAATCAGTGCGGCTCCATTAAACTCAGCAGGCCATATCCCCATTGGGTAGAAGAGATACTGGAGCCAAGGGAATGAGATCCTGGGTCTCCATCTAGAGTGAGTGATAGAAGCACCAGGATCTAGAGCCATTCATgtgctctctttctctccttggGCCAATATCTCTTTCAGTCTGACCCACtgtcttcaatggagctatggccaaTTTATATCACTTGAGGATCTGGTCAGTTCTATGAAAAGAACATCTTTGTCTGTTGCATTCTGTAGTTTTTCCAGAGTATTTTGTTGAAAACGCTATTTAACATCTGTAGTATTTTATCTCTGTCtccaacaataattaataatgagtGTGATCCCTAGCTGGGCCAAGATGCACAAAGGAATTAATGCTCTGTTAGGAGAGATTGAGACGTAGATCAGGTATCCCATACCGCAGTGGTTAGGACACCCACATGGGAGGAAACAGAACCCTTTTTAAAACCTTTCTCTTTACCAAGCACTTGAAGAAGGTCTGCTACATCCCTAACTGCTAGGATAAAAGCTGAGGTGTTTTCTCCACCTAAttcctccttcttctctcccctctctcacCATGGTTTCTTGCCACCTTAGGTGGGGTTAGAGACTTCGCTGAGAATCCCAAGGCGAAGGAGGTGTGCTCCCATCGAGGAGATAGGAACTGAACTACTGTGTCAGTTGCGGGATTTGGAATACAACCCTCTGCTTGGCCTTTCCCATTGGCTAAGGAACCCTCcatcatattttaaaatctcattcttaggtgcctatatCTCCCCTTTCACTGTCTAGTTTTTCCCatgtttggaaaacaaaatctgaaaatgttgtttgaatgtgaatttggaagaaaaatatttatttatttatttgttgcaaGGGGGAAGATTCCATTTCAATTTGACatctcaaaatgaaatgaaagttttttgtttcaaaatgtccaaTTGAAATGAGAACATGCATTTTGAtttgatattttcatttaaattgactCATTTCAAGctcattgtaaataaaaatattcattcaACATGAAAGATTTCATTGAAATGGACATTTCAAGAGGAAATGTTTTGTTACagtcaaattttaaaatgaaatgtttagacatTTCTGCATCTGGTTAGACATTCCACAAGAGATTTCATCTTTTTGGCCCCTGTTGGGattaaatgaaatgtcaaaatatggAGCTTCCTGTGTGATGGAAATTTCTGTATCTCTAATATTTGTATACTGCCAATCATAACAAGGAAGTGATTTCATAACttaaaaggccagaagggaccactgtgatccccTAGTTTGACCTAGGCCAGATTATATATCTATTATAGATAATAAAAATGTCGTTTCTCCAGTGTCTCAGTCTATTATATTTAAGGCTCTCTGGGTCATAGAAActctttaatttcattttaagcaCACCTACTAGTATTTTGTTGGTGTTTAACAGATGACTGATGGTAACAACCTTCTGTAATTTGGGGGAAAGAACCTCACAGATGGACTGCAGATTGTTGTAGTAATTCAGCCTACAAATGTACCCTTGTTGTGAGCTCAAGTGTGAAAACTATGTGacagttcataaaatgtcacagtAGCCTATAATAGCAAATGGtggtggaaaaaaatcactaaagggagggagaaagagagactgaattagtccagagGAAAAGGTCTCCTGATAGAACTTACAAACATCATGTCTCATAAAAAAGTGTGAGACCGAAAAATCGGTGAACCAAAATCAGCATATCAAACTAATCCTAATTGGTGAGCAAAGTAACCAGGGGATGGGGCTATTGCACCCAGCAGTCCCTTTAAGGgttcttaaagaaagagactttttgTAGAAAAGTTGGCTACTGGAGTGAGAGTTACCGTCATGGCTGACACCCCAACCATTTCCTGAGGCCCCAGAATgtcttcatcctaatcctgagagctctcctgaccagactggtccagagagggggaggaagaTGACACCACCACTGCCTTCAGCTAAATCTCAAATATCACCTGAAATGTGAGACTTTCTCttactctctcttcctccccttcaccctgcctccttttccttcaccactttatttcttctctttcctgcccctccccttttcccttctGTCTAATGGCTTAGCAGGACAAGACTGTATACTTAGCAGCACTGCTGTGaccctgtgaccagaaagaggccaCTGAAAGTAATGCCCTAAACAGCTGGATGCTGGTACAAGGTTGCCAGGTCTCAAATGGCTAATAAGACTGTGGGCGGTGCCTGTGTTTCTGCAGCCGTGAGGTTGCAAATGAGAGTCAACCCCAGAGactgaagctgcattttctatctttgctgttcctttctctcctgttgtgtgtgtgtgtgtgtgtttctcttcttttgtcttctaggaaatgggatcagacttAAACAAGAACAGCAACGATAGCTGCCGCCCTGCTCTACTAACTTCTTCTCCTTCCCCCGAAAGAACAGTCATTACCATCTT
This genomic interval carries:
- the LOC115640266 gene encoding LOW QUALITY PROTEIN: olfactory receptor 1030-like (The sequence of the model RefSeq protein was modified relative to this genomic sequence to represent the inferred CDS: inserted 2 bases in 1 codon); its protein translation is MGNQTEVTEFIILGLSNDRQMQIFLFLLFLVVYLITLLANMMIMLMIRADPHLHTPMYFXPVSFIPVDICYSSSIVPKILVHFLAEHKTISVNSCITQIFFIFLLAVTEGYILSAMAYDRYAAICDPLCYMERISKGICFQLVSGAWAIGFIDALLNTVFALKPHFCGSNQINHFSYELPSLLHLSCTETLTNQVMLFTPVVILGSSSFLFTLISYIHIISTILRIRSAEGRHKAFSTCSSHLIVVGLLYLTAFFQYTKPSSISFVVLDEMFSIQYSILTPMLNLIIYSLKNKDVKTPVGKMLGKFKFFK